One segment of Anopheles stephensi strain Indian chromosome 3, UCI_ANSTEP_V1.0, whole genome shotgun sequence DNA contains the following:
- the LOC118509301 gene encoding uncharacterized protein LOC118509301 — translation MLPSVISEPFKLKHSFPKQIGWKMKNIFLTVVTLSGLYMLPICSGHLPYFNNRPTPSRVVAKPNYWYTHGSHASYYHQKENFARWPHASSKPLGPFPWQKKILSPQYNTHRPSSSTMIHTVKHNRPPPAQHPIGEATPEDGSNLSILIHQLQQKLQQVEQQLAENGTPKPDDPQQGVIEAAGPKPHPQQMEEPDSDPFWVKLDVVNKPLDPERLVKTIKILLENLKESTTPPPADTSDENVYNLIDIRGNFLTR, via the exons ATGCTTCCTTCAGTCATTAGCGAACCTTTCAAACTTAAGCACTCATTCCCTAAGCAAATTGGATGGAAGATGAAGAACATCTTTCTGACCGTCGTTACACTATCCGGGCTCTACATGTTGCCCATCTGTTCGG GACATCTTCCCTACTTCAACAACCGACCAACACCTTCAAGAGTAGTTGCCAAGCCAAACTACTGGTACACACACGGCTCTCATGCTTCGTATTACCACCAGAAAGAGAACTTTGCAAGATGGCCACATGCTTCCTCTAAACCGCTTGGTCCTTTCCCCTGGCAGAAGAAAATTCTCTCACCCCAGTACAACACCCACAGGCCATCCTCTTCGACCATGATACATACTGTAAAGCATAACCGTCCACCTCCAGCTCAACATCCAATCGGGGAAGCTACACCGGAGGATGGATCGAATCTTTCGATCTTAATACATCAACTTCAGCAAAAGCTGCAACAAGTGGAGCAACAGCTAGCCGAAAACGGTACTCCCAAACCGGACGATCCGCAGCAAGGCGTGATTGAAGCAGCAGGCCCTAAACCACATCCGCAGCAAATGGAGGAACCGGACAGCGATCCTTTTTGGGTGAAATTGGATGTCGTAAACAAGCCGCTAGACCCTGAACGTTTAGTGAAAACCATCAAAATactgttggaaaatttaaaagaatcCACCACCCCGCCGCCGGCGGACACTTCCGACGAGAATGTGTACAATTTAATCGACATTCGGGGTAATTTTCTAACGCGCTAG
- the LOC118509300 gene encoding WD repeat and FYVE domain-containing protein 2, with amino-acid sequence MAAEIKPAPRSANDRFCTTKKPELLSKLEGSNDDVNAAVLIPGEDGVISVCDGKTIRVWQKRDSGQYWPSICQYMPSGCTSLCYTPETRTLFIGQENGTISQFTLSDDCNRLTPIREYLAHQARITSVTFAKHTGWILSSGKDKFFAYHSTETGERIGCYTFEAMCTAMQYDALSKYVFVGDYSGQITMLKLSGTGATMVTTMKGHSGSVRSLYWAEGPQLLFSGSQDQSVIVWDVGGKRGTTYELHGHNNKVSSLSYASNTQQLISAGEDSVIVFWEMNAMRKVTPDWVESDTCQLCTRAFFWNLRAMIDQKQIGIRQHHCRYCGKAVCDKCSTNRINIPIMGFEFDVRVCDQCHQRLKSEERPSLATFHDAKHSIVAMDLDEPRKRLLTVGQDRIIKIWDLSSIWG; translated from the exons ATGGCGGCCGAAATAAAGCCAGCACCGCGGAGTGCTAATGACCGATTCTGCACAACGAAAAAGCCGGAATTGCTCAGCAAACTAGAGGGCAGCAACGATGACGTGAACGCGGCCGTACTGATTCCGGGCGAGGACGGTGTTATCAGTGTCTGTGATGGCAA AACGATACGGGTATGGCAGAAGCGCGATTCGGGCCAGTACTGGCCATCGATCTGTCAGTACATGCCATCGGGATGTACGTCGCTGTGCTACACGCCCGAAACGCGAACACTTTTCATCGGCCAGGAGAATGGAACAATATCGCAGTTTACGCTGTCGGACGACTGCAACCGGCTCACACCGATCCGGGAGTATCTGGCGCACCAGGCGCGCATTACCAGTGTCACGTTCGCGAAACACACCGGCTGGATCCTGTCGTCCGGGAAGGACAAGTTCTTCGCCTACCATAGCACCGAAACGGGCGAACGGATCGGTTGCTACACGTTCGAAGCGATGTGTACTGCGATGCA GTACGACGCCTTATCAAAGTATGTGTTTGTGGGAGATTACAGTGGACAAATAACGATGCTCAAGCTGAGCGGCACCGGTGCCACGATGGTAACAACGATGAAGGGCCACTCCGGCTCGGTACGCTCGCTTTATTGGGCTGAAGGGCCTCAGCTGCTGTTCAGCGGCTCGCAGGATCAGTCCGTGATCGTGTGGGATGTTGGTGGCAAGCGGGGCACTACCTACGAACTGCATGGCCACAA CAATAAGGTGTCCTCGCTGTCGTACGCATCCAACACGCAGCAGCTGATATCGGCCGGCGAAGACTCGGTGATCGTGTTTTGGGAAATGAACGCCATGCGCAAGGTAACACCCGACTGGGTCGAGTCGGACACGTGTCAGCTGTGTACGCGTGCGTTCTTCTGGAATTTGCGCGCCATGATCGATCAGAAGCAGATCGGCATCCGGCAGCATCACTGTCGCTACTGTGGCAAGGCGGTGTGCGACAAGTGTTCGACCAATCGCATCAACATACCGATCATGGGATTCGAGTTCGATGTGCGCGTCTGCGACCAGTGTCACCAGCGGTTGAAGAGCGAAGA ACGGCCCTCGCTGGCAACGTTCCACGATGCCAAACACAGTATCGTTGCGATGGATTTGGACGAACCACGGAAAAGATTGCTAACCGTTGGCCAGGATCGTATCATCAAGATCTGGGACCTATCCTCTATCTGGGGTTAG